In Tessaracoccus flavus, the following are encoded in one genomic region:
- a CDS encoding glycerophosphodiester phosphodiesterase, whose translation MAGVHDDYLSPEFIPMAHRGGALLTANLGIENTLRAFSAAVDLGYRYLETDVHVTADGALVAFHDEDLHRVTDVTGSISEFSLEEIRQLRVGEREPIPTVDELLETFPHINFNIDIKGDAAVRPLDEALRRHGAERRVCVGSFSRSRIRLFRALQPRVPTAVSPSGVMAMRAGMFRTAGKVFQVPLSHQVGPVTVDLVTPRSIARIHAAGMKIHVWTIDDPTTMHRLIDWGVDGIITDRPDLLKEVLRARGMWSTR comes from the coding sequence ATGGCCGGTGTGCACGACGACTATCTGTCGCCTGAGTTCATCCCGATGGCCCATCGCGGCGGCGCGTTGCTGACAGCGAACCTGGGCATCGAGAACACCCTGCGCGCCTTCTCCGCTGCTGTGGATCTCGGATATCGGTACCTCGAGACCGATGTCCACGTCACTGCTGACGGTGCGCTGGTGGCCTTCCACGATGAGGACCTCCACAGGGTCACCGACGTCACCGGCTCCATTTCCGAGTTCAGCCTTGAAGAGATCCGACAGCTCCGCGTCGGCGAGCGTGAACCGATCCCCACCGTCGACGAACTTCTGGAGACCTTCCCGCACATCAACTTCAACATCGACATCAAGGGCGATGCCGCGGTACGCCCGCTGGACGAGGCCCTCCGTCGGCACGGCGCCGAGAGGCGCGTGTGTGTCGGCTCGTTCTCGCGCTCGCGAATTCGCCTCTTCCGGGCGCTCCAGCCCCGCGTACCCACCGCGGTTTCTCCGAGCGGTGTGATGGCGATGCGTGCGGGGATGTTCAGGACGGCAGGCAAGGTGTTCCAGGTGCCGCTGAGCCACCAGGTGGGGCCAGTGACCGTCGACCTCGTCACGCCGCGCAGCATCGCGCGGATCCACGCGGCGGGGATGAAGATCCATGTCTGGACCATCGACGACCCCACAACCATGCATCGCCTCATTGACTGGGGGGTTGACGGGATCATCACGGATCGACCCGATTTGCTCAAAGAGGTTCTCAGGGCCCGAGGGATGTGGTCTACTCGCTAG
- a CDS encoding FxsA family protein produces MSGRARFGLLGLGVLLLMVAEIAAIVWVSSEIGWWTVLILILTTLLGFYLLQREWRKAWGALADAARSGTMPAGKLTDASLILVGGILLVLPGLLTDVVGVVLLLPFTRPFARSAITWMFSKLVNPVAVAPTVIRGQATDDDTLVPGIDAEPTVIEGTVVDDDQ; encoded by the coding sequence ATGAGCGGGCGGGCCAGGTTCGGCCTGCTCGGCCTCGGCGTGCTGCTCCTCATGGTCGCGGAGATCGCAGCCATCGTGTGGGTCTCGAGCGAGATCGGCTGGTGGACCGTCCTGATCCTCATCCTGACCACCCTCCTGGGCTTCTACCTGCTGCAGCGGGAATGGCGCAAGGCGTGGGGGGCGCTGGCCGACGCCGCACGCTCCGGGACGATGCCGGCCGGGAAGCTGACCGATGCCTCACTCATCCTGGTGGGCGGCATCCTGCTCGTGCTCCCAGGGCTCCTGACCGACGTCGTCGGCGTAGTTCTGCTTCTGCCGTTCACGCGCCCATTCGCGCGCTCGGCCATCACGTGGATGTTCTCCAAGCTGGTCAACCCGGTTGCGGTGGCCCCGACGGTGATCAGGGGTCAGGCTACCGATGACGACACACTCGTCCCCGGCATCGACGCCGAGCCCACGGTCATCGAGGGCACGGTCGTCGACGACGATCAGTAG
- a CDS encoding RNA polymerase-binding protein RbpA: MADRALRGVGLGSKTFEDEQGIEFAERQELAFDCPKGHHFVVTFSVEAELPTEWECKKCGSLAVRSDGVVGEEKAVKPARTHWDMLRERRSIPELEDILAEQLTKLRESDRIY, from the coding sequence ATGGCCGACCGTGCACTACGAGGCGTTGGACTTGGATCCAAGACGTTCGAGGACGAGCAGGGAATCGAGTTCGCCGAACGTCAAGAACTCGCTTTTGACTGTCCGAAGGGTCACCATTTCGTGGTGACGTTCTCTGTGGAGGCGGAACTCCCCACCGAGTGGGAGTGCAAGAAGTGCGGCTCGCTGGCCGTTCGTTCCGATGGAGTGGTGGGCGAAGAGAAGGCTGTGAAGCCGGCCCGCACCCACTGGGACATGCTGCGGGAGCGTCGCTCGATCCCCGAGCTGGAGGATATCCTCGCCGAGCAGCTGACCAAGCTGCGCGAGTCCGACCGGATCTACTGA